The Streptomyces sp. NBC_01689 genome includes a window with the following:
- a CDS encoding AAA family ATPase: MLLRFRVTNHRSIRDSTELVLTKSSFAGVRPADGDWRAATNRIVGIFGSNASGKTNLLDAIHFSLRAIQQSAEWTDEETFPYHPFALDAPSATQTSAYEFDFTLTGTRYVYGFESDAEGVKAEWLSTFPEGRRRVLFDRSGVGPDNYTFGRFLKGENVRISRKTDAKNLFLTVAAKEGHTQIKRVHRRLTRHIQYAAYSENQQKGRIRAIKKWMESDSVRWRAENLLKFADLGISRLTVEDVELAPDVLEMAVKVAESVFGTFGDDSRFNKEEFMEFFLADQKRKIKFWHKGGEQAEDYILDIENESSGTVAWLSLAIPALRAIDSGHVFVVDEIDASLHPRLTAAFISLFRDAEINAKGAQLIFASHDTSLMGHLAGGALEKEDVWFAEKDGAGASEYYPLTDFPVKADHNLERRYLSGRYGAVPAVSWEDLRASLVVGEHE; the protein is encoded by the coding sequence ATGCTGCTCAGGTTCCGCGTGACCAACCATCGATCGATTCGAGACTCCACCGAGCTAGTACTGACGAAGTCGAGCTTCGCGGGTGTACGGCCAGCCGACGGCGACTGGAGGGCTGCAACCAACCGGATCGTTGGCATTTTCGGATCCAACGCCTCCGGGAAGACGAATCTGCTGGACGCAATTCATTTCTCCCTTAGGGCAATTCAACAATCCGCAGAATGGACCGACGAGGAGACATTTCCTTACCACCCATTCGCCTTGGATGCCCCCTCGGCAACACAAACGTCTGCGTACGAGTTCGACTTCACGCTCACCGGCACGAGGTACGTCTACGGCTTCGAAAGCGACGCCGAGGGAGTCAAGGCGGAATGGCTTTCAACATTCCCAGAAGGACGCCGCAGGGTTTTGTTCGATCGATCGGGGGTCGGTCCTGATAACTACACCTTCGGTCGATTCCTGAAGGGCGAAAACGTCCGCATTTCCCGAAAGACAGACGCAAAGAATCTTTTCTTGACAGTTGCCGCCAAGGAGGGACACACCCAGATCAAGCGGGTACATCGCCGACTCACTCGACACATCCAATACGCAGCATATTCAGAAAATCAGCAAAAGGGTAGAATTAGGGCGATTAAGAAATGGATGGAAAGCGACTCGGTTCGATGGAGGGCTGAGAATCTTCTCAAATTCGCAGACCTGGGAATTTCCCGCCTCACAGTGGAGGATGTAGAGCTAGCCCCAGACGTGCTCGAAATGGCAGTCAAAGTCGCCGAAAGCGTGTTCGGAACGTTCGGGGATGATTCCCGCTTCAACAAAGAAGAATTCATGGAGTTCTTCCTTGCGGACCAGAAGCGGAAAATCAAGTTTTGGCATAAAGGGGGGGAGCAGGCGGAAGATTATATTCTCGACATCGAGAATGAAAGTAGCGGAACGGTAGCTTGGTTGTCACTTGCCATCCCGGCACTTCGCGCTATCGATAGCGGTCATGTATTTGTCGTGGATGAGATTGACGCAAGCCTGCATCCGCGCCTCACGGCCGCCTTCATCTCTCTCTTCAGAGATGCGGAGATCAACGCTAAGGGCGCTCAGTTGATCTTTGCTTCGCATGACACGTCACTCATGGGGCACCTAGCCGGAGGGGCCTTGGAGAAGGAGGACGTCTGGTTCGCCGAGAAGGACGGGGCCGGGGCGTCAGAGTACTACCCCTTGACGGACTTTCCGGTCAAGGCAGATCATAACCTGGAACGCCGTTACCTAAGCGGGCGTTACGGAGCGGTGCCTGCCGTCTCCTGGGAGGATCTACGCGCTTCCTTGGTTGTAGGAGAACATGAGTGA
- a CDS encoding hydrolase produces the protein MAATTLDPHTALVVIDLQHGIVGNPGLAPHSAADVVERSVLLADAFRERGLPVVLVRVTAAPDGADAVPGRNDGPSRARSFPEGWDVVVDELAGHAEDITVTKRNWGAFYGTDLDLQLRRRGVTQIVLTGIATSIGVESSARAAHEHGYHVTLATDAMTDLDGETHRNSVERIFPRLGETGTTAEIVELLAKTHA, from the coding sequence ATGGCAGCCACCACGCTCGACCCGCACACCGCCCTCGTCGTCATCGACCTGCAGCACGGCATCGTCGGGAACCCGGGCCTCGCCCCCCACTCCGCCGCCGACGTCGTGGAGCGGTCGGTGCTGCTCGCCGACGCCTTCCGCGAGCGGGGCCTTCCCGTCGTCCTCGTCCGCGTCACCGCGGCTCCCGACGGAGCGGACGCCGTGCCCGGCCGCAACGACGGACCGAGCCGCGCCCGCAGCTTCCCCGAGGGCTGGGACGTCGTCGTCGACGAACTGGCCGGGCACGCCGAGGACATCACCGTGACCAAGCGGAACTGGGGCGCCTTCTACGGCACCGACCTCGACCTGCAGCTGCGCCGCCGCGGGGTCACCCAGATCGTGCTGACGGGCATCGCCACCAGCATCGGTGTCGAGTCCAGCGCCCGCGCCGCCCACGAGCACGGCTACCACGTCACCCTCGCCACCGACGCCATGACCGACCTGGACGGCGAGACCCACCGCAACAGCGTCGAGCGGATCTTCCCGCGCCTCGGCGAGACCGGCACGACCGCCGAGATCGTGGAACTGCTCGCCAAGACCCACGCCTGA
- a CDS encoding MarR family winged helix-turn-helix transcriptional regulator → MDDSAEGISESAARAAQDLRVAFNRLRRRIREVSERQDLTPSQVSALTLVSKSGAATASALAATEGVRPQSMAATLAVLDQQGLIARNPDPGDGRRQLVTLTDAGRERVEGTRQARGEWLAKALQERCTEAERQSVIEAMAVLDRLTRP, encoded by the coding sequence ATGGACGACAGCGCCGAGGGCATCTCCGAGTCCGCCGCCCGCGCGGCGCAGGATCTCCGCGTGGCCTTCAACCGGCTGCGGCGACGGATCCGGGAGGTCTCCGAGCGGCAGGACCTCACCCCCTCGCAGGTCTCCGCGCTCACCCTGGTGAGCAAGAGCGGAGCCGCGACGGCCAGCGCGCTGGCGGCCACCGAGGGGGTCCGGCCGCAGTCCATGGCCGCCACCCTCGCGGTCCTCGACCAGCAGGGACTGATCGCCCGCAACCCGGACCCGGGCGACGGGCGCCGACAGCTCGTCACGCTGACCGACGCCGGCCGCGAGCGGGTCGAGGGCACTCGGCAGGCCCGTGGGGAGTGGCTGGCCAAGGCCCTCCAGGAACGCTGTACGGAGGCCGAGCGGCAGAGCGTCATCGAGGCGATGGCCGTACTGGACCGGCTCACCCGCCCGTGA
- a CDS encoding DedA family protein codes for MLESVGSLTGSPWIYAAVAVSVLLDVFLPVLPSGVLVITAATAAAAGSTGAVPHAVPDILALTLSAATASVLGDLVAFRLAWRGGERLDRAIARSRRLSSAQERLGAVLARGGGAGGALVVLARFAPAGRSVVSLGAGAAHRRVREFLPWSILAGLAWAVYSVALGYFGGQWLGATWLATGVSFAALFGAGAGAAYLMRRPVPRESGTGA; via the coding sequence GTGCTGGAGAGTGTGGGGTCGCTGACGGGCAGCCCGTGGATCTACGCGGCGGTGGCCGTCTCGGTCCTGCTGGACGTCTTCCTGCCGGTGCTGCCCAGCGGCGTCCTGGTCATCACGGCGGCCACCGCCGCGGCGGCGGGTTCCACGGGAGCCGTGCCGCACGCGGTCCCCGACATCCTCGCGCTCACCCTCTCCGCGGCCACCGCCTCGGTCCTCGGCGACCTCGTGGCGTTCCGGCTGGCCTGGCGCGGCGGCGAGCGCCTGGACCGCGCCATCGCCCGCTCCCGCAGGCTCTCCAGCGCGCAGGAACGTCTCGGCGCGGTGCTCGCGCGGGGCGGAGGCGCGGGCGGCGCGCTGGTCGTCCTCGCCCGCTTCGCGCCCGCCGGCCGGTCGGTCGTCTCGCTCGGCGCCGGCGCGGCCCACCGCCGCGTCCGCGAGTTCCTGCCCTGGTCCATACTCGCGGGCCTGGCCTGGGCCGTGTACAGCGTGGCCCTCGGCTACTTCGGCGGCCAGTGGCTGGGCGCGACCTGGCTCGCCACGGGAGTCTCGTTCGCGGCGCTGTTCGGCGCCGGCGCGGGCGCCGCGTATCTGATGCGCCGGCCCGTGCCCCGGGAGTCGGGCACCGGCGCCTGA
- a CDS encoding DUF2277 domain-containing protein: MCRSIKTLRPPVLPEEATEEDIHAAALQYVRKVSGFRAPAAHNREVFERAVEAVAAATAELLGDLEVRGVTRRAG, encoded by the coding sequence ATGTGCCGCAGCATCAAGACTCTCCGCCCGCCCGTACTCCCCGAAGAGGCCACCGAGGAGGACATCCACGCCGCCGCCCTCCAGTACGTCCGCAAGGTCTCGGGCTTCCGTGCCCCGGCCGCCCACAACCGCGAGGTGTTCGAACGGGCGGTCGAGGCGGTCGCGGCCGCCACGGCCGAACTGCTGGGAGATCTGGAGGTCCGCGGGGTCACCCGACGGGCGGGCTGA
- a CDS encoding DoxX family protein produces the protein MTDRLNTAQPYAIGLFRIVIGLLFAAHGAASLFGVLGGAAGTDGGSLPSGAWPGWYAAVIQLVGGALVLLGLGTRGAAFLASGSMAYAYFDVHQSTALWPIENGGELSALFCWAMLLLVFTGSGALGLDRLFSVRTAPSAGEDDRAAEPVAA, from the coding sequence ATGACCGACCGCCTCAACACCGCCCAGCCGTACGCCATCGGCCTGTTCCGGATCGTCATAGGCCTGCTCTTCGCCGCGCACGGCGCGGCCTCCCTCTTCGGCGTCCTCGGCGGCGCCGCGGGCACCGACGGGGGCTCCCTCCCCTCCGGCGCCTGGCCGGGCTGGTACGCGGCCGTGATCCAGCTCGTCGGCGGCGCCCTGGTCCTGCTGGGCCTCGGCACCCGCGGCGCCGCGTTCCTCGCGTCGGGTTCGATGGCGTACGCCTACTTCGACGTGCACCAGTCGACGGCCCTGTGGCCGATCGAGAACGGCGGCGAGCTGTCGGCGCTGTTCTGCTGGGCCATGCTCCTGCTGGTCTTCACCGGCTCCGGCGCCCTGGGCCTCGACCGGCTGTTCTCGGTGCGTACCGCCCCGTCCGCCGGCGAGGACGACCGCGCCGCGGAGCCGGTCGCGGCCTGA
- a CDS encoding FG-GAP repeat protein, producing MTRQRFKGRWRAVAVVVTLGTTALGPVAPAVAVHGAVPGDFNGDGYRDAVLPAPGANVAGKDGAGAVVVLYGSKSGLSASRRQTITQNSAGVPDSAEAGDGFGAATATADINRDGFADLVVAAPYEDTSKGNDSGAVVALWGSKNGLTSGTDLPNPARPHDGAREYGRDVAVFAGGPGAKTQVAVAGTDGSVYFTGPFSRTGTYGSRVYNRNTPSLASVALGDFNHDGAPDPVAITVRLAGLSGGEVYRGPGMMYDDYMAQGNGLIAATGDIDGDSYADLVVGDPDEPAKDGVDGAHGGRVLVWYGAKQGIPFDAKPVQLTQNTAGVPGTSDKGDAFGGALAVADLNRDGLADIVVGTPREGRSRAGQVTIIPGRRSGALGAGSYSFTQDTADVPDTSESDDAFGTTVAVGDVNGDGRPELFVGAAFENMGPGAVWVFPGTTTGPTARGCHEFTPSSVGLSDRSPSYLGGAGLLWML from the coding sequence ATGACACGTCAGAGGTTCAAGGGGAGATGGAGAGCCGTGGCCGTGGTCGTCACGCTGGGGACCACGGCCCTGGGGCCGGTCGCCCCTGCGGTGGCCGTGCACGGCGCGGTACCGGGTGACTTCAACGGGGACGGGTACCGGGACGCGGTTCTGCCCGCACCGGGCGCGAACGTGGCCGGCAAGGACGGGGCCGGTGCCGTCGTCGTGCTGTACGGATCGAAGTCGGGACTGTCGGCAAGCAGGCGGCAGACCATTACTCAGAACAGTGCCGGCGTGCCGGACTCGGCCGAGGCGGGCGACGGGTTCGGGGCGGCCACCGCCACGGCCGACATCAACCGCGACGGCTTTGCCGACCTGGTGGTCGCCGCCCCCTACGAGGACACGTCCAAGGGCAACGACTCGGGCGCGGTCGTGGCGCTGTGGGGCAGCAAGAACGGGTTGACGAGCGGCACCGACCTGCCGAATCCCGCCAGACCCCACGACGGGGCGAGAGAGTACGGGCGCGATGTCGCTGTGTTCGCCGGCGGCCCCGGAGCCAAGACGCAGGTCGCGGTCGCCGGTACCGACGGTTCCGTCTACTTCACCGGGCCGTTCAGCCGTACCGGCACCTACGGGTCCCGGGTGTACAACCGGAACACGCCCTCCCTCGCGAGCGTCGCGCTCGGCGACTTCAACCACGACGGTGCCCCCGACCCGGTTGCCATCACCGTCCGTCTGGCCGGCCTCAGCGGCGGTGAGGTCTACAGGGGCCCCGGGATGATGTACGACGACTACATGGCCCAGGGCAACGGCCTCATCGCCGCCACCGGCGACATCGACGGCGACTCGTACGCCGACCTGGTGGTCGGCGACCCCGACGAGCCCGCCAAGGACGGCGTGGACGGGGCGCACGGCGGGCGTGTCCTGGTCTGGTACGGGGCGAAGCAGGGCATCCCCTTCGACGCCAAGCCGGTGCAGCTGACCCAGAACACCGCCGGAGTGCCCGGCACGAGTGACAAGGGCGACGCCTTCGGCGGCGCACTTGCCGTGGCCGACCTCAACCGGGACGGACTCGCCGACATCGTGGTCGGAACCCCGCGCGAGGGCAGGTCCCGCGCTGGGCAGGTCACCATCATTCCGGGCCGCCGCTCGGGTGCGCTCGGCGCCGGATCGTACTCCTTCACCCAGGACACGGCCGACGTCCCGGACACCTCGGAATCCGATGACGCGTTCGGCACGACGGTCGCCGTCGGAGACGTGAACGGGGACGGCAGGCCCGAGCTGTTCGTCGGCGCGGCGTTCGAGAACATGGGCCCGGGTGCTGTCTGGGTCTTCCCCGGGACCACCACCGGCCCGACGGCACGGGGCTGCCACGAGTTCACCCCGTCCTCCGTCGGCCTCAGCGACCGCAGTCCCAGTTATCTGGGCGGCGCGGGCCTGCTCTGGATGCTCTGA
- a CDS encoding ketopantoate reductase family protein translates to MTKDVRDGRDVRDGRGVGDVRDERDASGVRDGRGERFTVAVLGPGGVGGLLAALVARAGHRVICLAGDTTAEVLRADGIRVRSGRFGEFTARVEADTELREPVDACLITVKHTALDTALDRVPARALGDGLLVPFLNGVEHPAALRARYGPARVAPAVIRVESTRTAPGVIDHASPFAEIDLTGDTVARERLDALAGVLAAAGPDVRVQADEAAVLWAKMAFLAPFALLTTRYGVPLGEVRTLHRTELTALVAETAAVSRASGAPADPATALARYDAFPPGAKSSMQRDAEAGRPLELDAIGGALLRAAARHGVPVPVAERLVREVEDAVPR, encoded by the coding sequence ATGACGAAGGACGTACGGGACGGGCGCGATGTACGGGACGGGCGTGGCGTGGGCGACGTACGCGACGAGCGCGATGCCAGCGGCGTACGGGACGGGCGTGGCGAGCGGTTCACCGTGGCGGTACTGGGCCCCGGCGGTGTCGGCGGGCTGCTCGCCGCGCTGGTGGCGCGCGCCGGGCACCGGGTGATCTGCCTGGCCGGGGACACCACGGCGGAGGTGCTGCGCGCGGACGGAATCCGGGTCCGCAGCGGCCGGTTCGGGGAGTTCACGGCCCGGGTGGAGGCGGACACCGAACTGCGCGAACCGGTCGACGCCTGCCTGATCACGGTCAAGCACACGGCGTTGGACACGGCGCTGGACCGGGTGCCCGCGCGGGCGCTCGGCGACGGTCTGCTCGTCCCGTTCCTGAACGGTGTCGAACACCCCGCGGCCCTGCGCGCCCGGTACGGACCGGCCCGGGTGGCACCCGCGGTCATCCGTGTCGAGTCGACCCGGACCGCCCCCGGGGTGATCGACCACGCCAGCCCCTTCGCGGAGATCGACCTCACCGGTGACACGGTGGCCCGCGAGCGGCTGGACGCGCTCGCCGGGGTCCTCGCGGCGGCCGGGCCGGACGTCCGCGTACAGGCCGACGAGGCCGCGGTGCTGTGGGCGAAGATGGCGTTCCTCGCCCCGTTCGCGCTGCTCACGACGCGGTACGGGGTGCCGCTGGGCGAGGTGCGCACGCTGCACCGGACGGAGTTGACGGCTCTCGTCGCGGAGACGGCCGCCGTCAGCCGGGCGAGCGGGGCCCCGGCCGACCCGGCGACGGCTCTCGCCCGCTACGACGCCTTCCCGCCCGGCGCGAAGTCCTCCATGCAGCGGGACGCCGAGGCCGGCCGGCCGCTCGAACTGGACGCGATCGGGGGCGCGTTGCTGCGGGCCGCGGCCCGGCACGGGGTGCCCGTGCCGGTCGCGGAGCGGCTGGTGCGCGAGGTGGAGGACGCGGTTCCCCGCTGA
- a CDS encoding FAD/NAD(P)-binding protein has protein sequence MSAPTAESAGPAEPTDVSVAVVGAGPRGTSVLERLCASAPELLAPDTRLTVHVVDPAPPGPGRVWRTAQSPHLLMNTVASQVTLFTDDSVACSGPVRPGPSLHTWAAGDLGPDDYPTRAHYGRYLEWVFAEVVRTAPETVRVRTHRARAVRLDDGPGGRQTLALDDGRVLPGLSAVVLAQGHLPVAADRGRRELASYARRHGLRHVPPANPADVDLADLAPGEPVLLRGLGLNFFDHMALLTAGRGGRFTRTRRGLRYHPSGREPRLYAGSRRGVPYQARGDNEKGPYGRHTPLVLTPETVARFRRRADAGTAPDFLGEIWPLVAKEVETVYYESLLKGRGRLRRRPEEFRERFLAVPHADPQEAFLLDEFGVPEADRWCWDRLSRPYGGRRFAGTGEWRDWLLAHLREDARQAALGNVGGPLKAALDVLRDLRNEVRLIVDHGGLRGGSRREHLDRWYTPLNAFLSIGPPRRRVEEMTALIEAGVLDVLGPRFDVRAVDGTWIARSPEVPGSAVRATTLIEARLPEPDLRRTGDELLARLLSTGQCRPHTSDGHETGGLDVTRRPYHLRDRQGHPHARRFAFGVPTEGVHWVTAAGARPGVDSVTLSDADAVARAALRAATTETEPETEVRPWPNVELASID, from the coding sequence TTGTCTGCACCGACCGCGGAATCCGCAGGGCCCGCCGAGCCGACCGACGTCTCCGTCGCCGTGGTGGGCGCCGGACCGCGAGGCACGAGCGTCCTCGAACGTCTCTGCGCCTCCGCGCCGGAACTCCTCGCGCCGGACACCAGACTGACCGTCCACGTCGTCGACCCGGCGCCGCCCGGACCCGGCCGCGTCTGGCGCACCGCGCAGTCCCCGCATCTGCTGATGAACACCGTGGCCTCCCAGGTGACCCTCTTCACCGACGACAGCGTGGCCTGCTCGGGCCCCGTGCGCCCCGGGCCGAGTCTGCACACCTGGGCGGCCGGCGACCTCGGCCCGGACGACTACCCGACCCGCGCCCACTACGGCCGCTATCTGGAGTGGGTGTTCGCCGAGGTGGTGCGGACGGCCCCGGAGACCGTCCGCGTCCGAACGCACCGGGCGCGCGCGGTGCGGCTCGACGACGGCCCCGGCGGCCGCCAGACCCTCGCCCTGGACGACGGACGCGTCCTGCCCGGCCTGTCCGCGGTCGTCCTCGCGCAGGGCCACCTGCCGGTCGCCGCGGACCGCGGCCGGCGCGAACTCGCCTCGTACGCGCGACGGCACGGGCTGCGGCACGTCCCGCCCGCCAACCCGGCCGACGTCGACCTCGCCGACCTCGCCCCCGGCGAGCCCGTCCTGCTGCGCGGGCTCGGACTCAACTTCTTCGACCACATGGCGCTGCTGACGGCCGGCCGCGGCGGCCGCTTCACCCGGACCCGGCGGGGCCTGCGCTACCACCCCTCGGGCCGGGAGCCCCGGCTGTACGCGGGCTCCCGCCGCGGAGTCCCGTACCAGGCCCGCGGCGACAACGAGAAGGGGCCCTACGGCCGGCACACCCCGCTGGTCCTCACCCCCGAGACCGTCGCCCGCTTCCGCCGGCGCGCCGACGCGGGCACCGCACCCGACTTCCTGGGCGAGATATGGCCGTTGGTGGCCAAGGAGGTCGAAACCGTCTACTACGAGAGCCTGTTGAAGGGCCGCGGGAGACTGCGCCGCCGCCCGGAGGAGTTCAGGGAGCGCTTCCTCGCCGTCCCGCACGCCGATCCCCAGGAGGCCTTTCTGCTCGACGAGTTCGGCGTTCCCGAGGCCGACCGCTGGTGCTGGGACCGCCTCTCGCGTCCCTACGGCGGCCGTCGCTTCGCCGGCACCGGCGAGTGGCGCGACTGGCTGCTCGCCCATCTGCGCGAGGACGCCCGGCAGGCCGCGCTGGGGAACGTCGGGGGGCCGTTGAAGGCCGCCCTGGACGTGCTGCGCGACCTGCGCAACGAGGTGCGGCTGATCGTCGACCACGGCGGTCTGCGGGGCGGGTCCCGCCGGGAGCACCTGGACCGCTGGTACACACCGCTGAACGCCTTCCTGTCCATCGGACCGCCCCGCCGGCGCGTCGAGGAGATGACCGCGCTGATCGAGGCGGGCGTCCTGGACGTCCTCGGGCCGCGGTTCGACGTACGGGCCGTGGACGGGACCTGGATCGCGCGCTCCCCGGAGGTGCCGGGTTCGGCCGTCCGCGCGACCACGCTCATCGAGGCACGCCTTCCGGAGCCGGACCTCAGGCGGACCGGCGACGAACTGCTCGCCCGGCTGCTGAGCACGGGCCAGTGCCGTCCGCACACGAGCGACGGTCACGAGACCGGGGGGCTGGACGTGACCCGTCGCCCGTATCACCTGAGAGACCGTCAGGGACACCCGCACGCACGGCGGTTCGCCTTCGGGGTGCCCACCGAGGGCGTCCACTGGGTGACCGCGGCCGGCGCCAGGCCAGGGGTGGATTCGGTCACGCTGTCGGACGCGGACGCGGTGGCGAGGGCGGCGCTACGTGCGGCGACGACGGAAACGGAACCGGAAACGGAAGTCCGGCCGTGGCCGAATGTTGAACTTGCAAGCATTGATTAG
- a CDS encoding alkaline phosphatase D family protein, whose protein sequence is MAELLLGPLLRYVDGSSATFWVETSRPCTAEVRCADGARGEARTFQVAGHHYALVPVDGLTPGTECAYEVLLDGDGVWPLPDSPFPPPVVRTPDGQDAVRVTFGSCRWAAPPADEKDPVGPDALDTLARRLVAAPDGERPDVLLLLGDQVYADEVSDATRAWLTARRSLADPPGSQVADYEEYTRLYYESWLDPEVRWLLSTVPSCMIFDDHDVIDDWNTSAAWVADIRATVWWRERLLSGLMSYWVHQHLGNLSPRELAEDPLYAAVRETPDGTDVLRGFAAQSDADPASVRWSYRRDFGRVRVLMVDTRAARVLAEDERAMLDPGEAGWLREQALDAPGSYDHLLIGTSLPWLLPHLVHDAETWDAALCRGGRGARWARFGEKLRRAADLEHWAAFPASFDALAGLVAEAGAGPDAPATVCVLSGDVHHAYVAEPAWPEGTPGPDARVLQLTCSPVHNSIPLYMRLGFRFGWSALGRALGRRLTRHGGCARPAVNWRRTGGPWFGNQLMTLTLRGRSARLRLEQARAGRRNGAGGGGGARLRTVAESELTP, encoded by the coding sequence ATGGCGGAGCTGCTCCTGGGACCGCTGCTGAGGTACGTCGACGGCTCGTCCGCGACCTTCTGGGTCGAGACGAGCCGACCGTGCACCGCCGAGGTGCGCTGCGCGGACGGCGCCCGCGGTGAGGCGCGCACGTTCCAAGTTGCCGGGCACCACTACGCGTTGGTGCCGGTGGACGGGCTGACACCGGGCACGGAGTGCGCGTACGAGGTGCTGCTGGACGGTGACGGTGTCTGGCCGCTGCCCGATTCGCCCTTCCCGCCCCCGGTCGTCCGCACCCCGGACGGACAGGACGCGGTCCGGGTCACCTTCGGCTCCTGCCGCTGGGCGGCTCCCCCCGCCGACGAGAAGGACCCGGTGGGTCCCGACGCCCTGGACACCCTCGCACGACGCCTCGTCGCCGCGCCGGACGGCGAACGCCCGGACGTCCTGCTGCTGTTGGGCGACCAGGTGTACGCGGACGAGGTGTCGGACGCCACCCGGGCGTGGCTCACCGCCCGCCGCAGCCTCGCGGACCCCCCGGGCAGCCAGGTCGCGGACTACGAGGAGTACACCCGCCTCTACTACGAATCATGGCTCGATCCCGAGGTCCGCTGGCTGCTGTCGACGGTGCCCAGCTGCATGATCTTCGACGACCACGACGTCATCGACGACTGGAACACCAGCGCGGCCTGGGTCGCCGACATCCGGGCCACGGTGTGGTGGCGCGAACGGCTGCTCAGCGGCCTGATGTCGTACTGGGTCCACCAGCACCTCGGCAACCTCTCGCCGCGTGAACTGGCCGAGGACCCCCTCTACGCCGCCGTCCGCGAGACCCCCGACGGCACGGACGTGCTGCGCGGCTTCGCGGCCCAGTCCGACGCCGACCCCGCCTCCGTACGCTGGAGTTACCGCCGCGACTTCGGCCGCGTCCGGGTCCTGATGGTGGACACCCGCGCGGCCCGGGTGCTCGCCGAGGACGAACGGGCGATGCTGGATCCCGGCGAGGCCGGCTGGCTGCGGGAGCAGGCGCTGGACGCCCCCGGCTCGTACGACCACCTCCTCATAGGGACGTCCCTGCCCTGGCTCCTCCCCCACCTGGTGCACGACGCCGAGACGTGGGACGCCGCGCTGTGCCGGGGCGGACGGGGCGCGCGCTGGGCCCGGTTCGGGGAGAAGCTGCGCCGCGCGGCCGACCTGGAGCACTGGGCCGCCTTCCCCGCCTCCTTCGACGCGCTCGCCGGGCTGGTCGCCGAGGCCGGCGCGGGGCCGGACGCGCCGGCCACCGTGTGCGTGCTGTCGGGGGACGTCCACCACGCCTACGTCGCCGAACCCGCGTGGCCCGAGGGCACACCCGGTCCCGACGCCCGCGTGCTGCAACTGACCTGCTCCCCCGTCCACAACTCCATACCCCTGTACATGCGGCTCGGGTTCCGCTTCGGGTGGAGCGCCCTGGGACGCGCGCTCGGCCGCCGTCTCACCCGGCACGGCGGCTGCGCGCGTCCCGCCGTCAACTGGCGTCGGACGGGGGGCCCCTGGTTCGGCAACCAGCTCATGACGCTGACCCTGCGGGGACGTTCGGCCCGGCTCCGGCTGGAGCAGGCACGGGCGGGGAGGAGGAACGGCGCGGGCGGAGGCGGGGGCGCCCGGCTGCGGACGGTCGCGGAGTCCGAACTCACTCCGTGA
- a CDS encoding SMI1/KNR4 family protein, with the protein MNVEQADPHDLAVLRAAFSVDDDGGRSALGWEAVRAFEAEHRVVLPEPYRTFVAEITDGSYSGPPDYGLVGLAELPDDWGDGRPERDMSRPFPLTSPWLWEEDDEEPSEESGRTKDGVFDHGSIVLGTDGCGMYWHLVVTGPHRGHVWLITGEGATPFGAAFGFTTAEPGFVGRVSHWAAGKPWSDAA; encoded by the coding sequence ATGAACGTCGAGCAGGCAGATCCTCATGACCTCGCGGTGCTCCGTGCGGCCTTCTCCGTCGACGACGACGGCGGCCGGTCCGCGCTGGGCTGGGAAGCGGTGCGAGCCTTCGAAGCGGAGCACCGCGTCGTCCTGCCGGAGCCCTATCGGACCTTCGTCGCGGAGATCACCGACGGCTCGTACTCCGGACCGCCGGACTACGGGCTGGTGGGCCTGGCAGAGCTGCCCGACGACTGGGGGGACGGCCGACCGGAACGCGACATGAGCCGGCCCTTCCCCCTCACCTCGCCATGGCTGTGGGAAGAGGACGACGAGGAGCCGTCGGAGGAATCCGGTCGGACCAAGGACGGAGTCTTCGACCACGGGTCGATCGTCCTCGGGACGGACGGATGCGGCATGTACTGGCACCTGGTCGTCACCGGGCCGCACCGTGGACACGTCTGGTTGATCACGGGGGAAGGTGCCACTCCGTTCGGAGCCGCGTTCGGGTTCACCACGGCCGAGCCGGGATTCGTCGGCCGGGTCAGCCACTGGGCCGCGGGCAAGCCCTGGTCCGACGCCGCGTGA